A genomic segment from Stenotrophomonas maltophilia encodes:
- a CDS encoding DUF1449 family protein has translation MQEFLTVVLGYPTLPYSILLMVSVMYWAVAAFGLVDDGFGDLGADGALEAGTDLSGLSAMLARWGLGGVPIMVVVTLLGLFGWLITYFIHLFVLLPLPDLLRWGLGTLVAVLAPLPAVPITALILRPVRRFLLRLRPVPQASLLGRIGVVASPKVDARSGHATVDDGGAGLVLQIRSDIELQRGERIVLVEHMAEQHYYRVVRADAIALDFQDNLLPGNKENHQ, from the coding sequence ATGCAGGAGTTTCTCACCGTCGTACTCGGTTACCCGACGCTGCCGTACAGCATTCTGCTGATGGTGTCGGTGATGTATTGGGCGGTTGCCGCGTTCGGCCTGGTCGATGACGGTTTCGGCGATCTCGGCGCCGATGGCGCGCTCGAGGCGGGGACCGACCTCAGTGGCCTGTCGGCCATGCTGGCGCGCTGGGGCCTGGGCGGCGTCCCGATCATGGTGGTGGTCACCCTGCTGGGCCTGTTCGGCTGGCTCATCACCTATTTCATCCATCTGTTCGTACTGCTGCCGCTGCCGGACCTGCTGCGCTGGGGCCTGGGTACGCTCGTGGCGGTACTGGCACCGCTGCCTGCGGTACCCATCACCGCGCTGATCCTGCGCCCGGTCCGGCGCTTCCTGCTGCGCCTGCGTCCGGTGCCGCAGGCATCGCTGCTGGGCCGGATCGGCGTGGTCGCATCGCCGAAGGTGGACGCACGCAGTGGTCATGCCACTGTCGATGATGGCGGCGCCGGGCTGGTGCTGCAGATCCGCAGCGACATCGAACTGCAGCGTGGCGAGCGCATCGTGCTGGTCGAGCACATGGCAGAGCAACACTATTACCGGGTGGTCCGCGCTGATGCGATCGCCCTCGATTTCCAGGACAACCTGCTTCCGGGCAACAAGGAGAATCATCAATGA
- a CDS encoding phosphoribosylanthranilate isomerase encodes MSRSYYRTRIKFCGMTRAGDVRLAGELGVDAVGFIFARESSRRVAPAEARAMRQAIAPMVDVVALFRNNSKEEVREVLRTVRPTLLQFHGEEDESFCRSFNMPYLKAIAMGGREEINARTLQLRYPSAAGFLFDSHAPGGGGGTGVAFDWGRIPTGLHRPFLLAGGLNPENVYDAVLATLPWGVDVSSGIELEPGIKDGYKMRTFVEEVRRADCTVLE; translated from the coding sequence ATGAGCCGCTCCTACTACCGCACGCGCATCAAGTTCTGTGGCATGACCCGGGCCGGCGACGTCCGCCTGGCCGGTGAACTGGGTGTGGACGCGGTGGGTTTCATCTTCGCCCGTGAAAGCAGCCGCCGGGTCGCCCCGGCCGAGGCACGCGCGATGCGCCAGGCGATCGCACCCATGGTCGACGTGGTGGCGCTGTTCCGCAACAACAGCAAGGAAGAGGTGCGCGAGGTGCTGCGCACGGTGCGACCGACCCTGCTGCAGTTCCACGGCGAGGAAGACGAGAGCTTCTGCCGCAGCTTCAACATGCCGTACCTGAAGGCGATCGCGATGGGCGGGCGTGAAGAGATCAACGCCCGCACCCTGCAGCTGCGCTATCCCAGCGCCGCTGGCTTCCTGTTCGACAGCCATGCGCCGGGCGGCGGTGGCGGCACCGGCGTGGCCTTCGACTGGGGCCGGATCCCGACCGGCCTGCATCGCCCGTTCCTGCTGGCCGGTGGCCTGAACCCGGAAAACGTCTACGACGCGGTGCTGGCCACCCTGCCGTGGGGCGTGGATGTCTCCAGCGGCATCGAACTGGAGCCGGGCATCAAGGACGGCTACAAGATGCGTACCTTCGTCGAGGAAGTGCGCCGCGCCGATTGCACGGTTCTCGAGTGA
- the truA gene encoding tRNA pseudouridine(38-40) synthase TruA, whose amino-acid sequence MRYALGVEYDGSDFRGWQNLGEGGPSVQASLEQALSSVADTPLQVVCAGRTDAGVHGQCQVVHFDTDVVRDPRAWMLGTTTRLPRSIAVRWCVPVADDFHARFSARARRYRYRLLNREVRPALQRQTLSWERRALDETLMHAAGQALLGENDFSAFRSVQCQALHARRELQSLQVSRQGEVIEVAVQGNAFLHHMVRNIVGSLILVGSGEKPVEWIAELLAGRDRTVAGPTAPPQGLVFLGPLYPDNWHLPAEVTL is encoded by the coding sequence ATGCGTTACGCGCTTGGCGTCGAGTACGACGGCAGCGATTTCAGGGGCTGGCAGAACCTGGGCGAGGGTGGCCCCAGCGTGCAGGCCAGCCTTGAGCAGGCCCTGTCGTCGGTGGCCGATACGCCGCTGCAGGTGGTCTGTGCCGGCCGCACCGATGCTGGCGTGCACGGCCAGTGCCAGGTCGTGCATTTCGACACCGACGTGGTGCGAGATCCGCGCGCCTGGATGCTGGGCACCACCACCCGCCTGCCGCGCTCGATCGCAGTGCGCTGGTGCGTACCAGTGGCCGACGATTTCCACGCCCGCTTCTCGGCGCGTGCGCGCCGCTACCGCTACCGCCTGCTCAACCGCGAAGTGCGGCCGGCGCTGCAGCGGCAGACCCTCAGCTGGGAGCGCCGGGCGCTGGACGAGACCCTGATGCATGCCGCCGGCCAGGCCCTGCTCGGCGAGAACGACTTCAGTGCGTTCCGCTCGGTGCAGTGCCAGGCGCTGCATGCACGGCGTGAACTGCAGTCGCTGCAGGTCAGCCGCCAGGGCGAGGTGATCGAGGTCGCCGTGCAGGGCAATGCATTCCTTCATCACATGGTCCGCAATATCGTCGGATCGCTGATCCTGGTGGGCAGCGGCGAAAAACCGGTGGAATGGATCGCCGAACTGCTGGCCGGGCGCGATCGCACCGTAGCCGGTCCCACCGCACCGCCGCAGGGCCTGGTGTTCCTTGGGCCCCTGTACCCCGACAACTGGCATCTGCCCGCCGAGGTCACGCTATGA
- a CDS encoding VOC family protein, whose product MSRERRIDYVEFASTDPAASRAFFEKAFGWSFVDYGSDYTAFDDGRLQGGFFRGQPQRASDAGAPLLVLYADQLAPIEAAVRDAGGEIVRPVFSFPGGSRFQFVEPGGNELAVWSERDPA is encoded by the coding sequence ATGAGCCGCGAGCGCCGCATCGACTACGTTGAATTCGCCTCCACGGATCCCGCGGCCAGCCGCGCCTTCTTCGAGAAGGCGTTCGGCTGGTCGTTCGTCGACTACGGCAGCGACTACACCGCGTTCGACGACGGTCGCCTGCAGGGGGGCTTCTTCCGTGGCCAGCCACAGCGTGCCAGCGATGCCGGTGCACCGCTGCTGGTGCTGTACGCTGACCAGCTGGCGCCGATCGAGGCGGCGGTGCGCGACGCCGGCGGCGAGATCGTGCGGCCGGTGTTTTCCTTCCCCGGCGGTAGCCGTTTCCAGTTCGTCGAGCCCGGTGGCAACGAACTGGCGGTCTGGTCCGAACGCGATCCGGCCTGA
- a CDS encoding FimV/HubP family polar landmark protein, whose translation MNKRARGAKRPLLYLSTALLALASSSALALGLGDIRVLSKPGQPLLAEIPVVSADPSELENLRVALASPVTFERVGLQRPTGLVSELQFELTRNAQGRAVVRVTSQTPVETPSLSFLIEADWGQGRLVREYSALVDAPSSALAVAEPEIVAPAGTLSNTIVRDAAPAPAAAESASAPAPSTVAAPAPAQARPRAVAAPAATPAADGSVTVQRGQTLSQIASAVARGNQVSRDRAMIALLRANPEAFIRGNVNLLKQGAVLRMPGSDALAAVDAAEAAALVREHAAQWRQARTVPQPAGTVAPVAKAATTNASSPAAANGARLEIAPALASDAAHAGTTTGTGAGSEGDMLGNEQLRQAREDIATRDAEIGELKQRVADLEKLKEQQQSLIAMKDNDLAAAQQRLAQAPDARDAATPWYWLGLPVLLLAAGAAWLLRRRKPSPLPPLREEGDAAGLAAAVPAGAALDTLAEQSSWSSVVPEGGRQEPAMPAWATETEVRDDVVAEPVADVAAQADWQAQTLRDDEVVELPEAVTDLPRWDEPVATQDDPAPSAAVQDEPVAQATPDEVAVPDYALHAEQQPQFRGVFDLPAEHHDSGDSSAVPHDALAEAAHEEGTAAPASDAGWAPRAGQERLELAIAYLDLGDAQTARTLLQEVAEGGDLHCQAQARELLARLP comes from the coding sequence ATGAATAAACGGGCCAGGGGCGCAAAGCGCCCGCTCCTCTATCTTTCCACCGCGCTGCTGGCCCTGGCCAGCAGTTCGGCGCTTGCGCTGGGCTTGGGTGACATCCGTGTCCTGTCCAAGCCGGGCCAGCCCCTGCTGGCCGAAATCCCGGTGGTCTCGGCCGATCCGTCCGAGCTGGAGAACCTGCGCGTCGCGCTGGCTTCACCGGTCACCTTCGAGCGCGTGGGCCTGCAGCGGCCGACTGGGCTGGTCAGCGAGCTGCAGTTCGAACTGACCCGCAATGCGCAGGGCAGGGCGGTAGTGCGGGTGACCTCGCAGACGCCGGTCGAGACCCCGTCGCTGAGCTTCCTGATCGAGGCCGACTGGGGTCAGGGCCGCCTGGTGCGCGAGTACTCGGCACTGGTCGACGCGCCCTCCAGCGCACTGGCGGTGGCCGAGCCGGAAATCGTCGCACCGGCGGGCACCCTCTCCAACACCATCGTCCGTGACGCTGCGCCGGCACCCGCCGCTGCGGAGAGCGCAAGCGCGCCTGCACCGTCCACCGTGGCAGCGCCGGCACCCGCTCAGGCACGTCCTCGTGCAGTGGCTGCACCCGCTGCCACGCCGGCAGCCGATGGCAGCGTCACCGTCCAGCGTGGGCAGACCCTGTCGCAGATCGCCAGCGCGGTGGCCCGCGGCAACCAGGTCAGCCGAGACCGCGCAATGATTGCGCTGCTGCGGGCCAACCCGGAGGCGTTCATCCGGGGCAACGTCAACCTGCTCAAGCAGGGGGCCGTACTGCGCATGCCCGGCAGCGATGCACTGGCGGCGGTCGATGCCGCCGAGGCCGCAGCGCTGGTGCGTGAACACGCTGCACAGTGGCGGCAGGCGCGCACCGTGCCGCAACCGGCGGGCACCGTCGCCCCGGTCGCCAAGGCGGCAACCACGAACGCTTCTTCCCCGGCTGCGGCCAATGGGGCACGACTTGAAATCGCTCCTGCGCTGGCCTCCGACGCCGCGCACGCGGGCACAACCACCGGCACCGGAGCCGGCAGCGAGGGTGACATGCTGGGCAACGAACAACTGCGCCAGGCACGCGAGGACATCGCGACCCGCGATGCCGAGATCGGCGAGCTGAAGCAGCGCGTGGCCGACCTGGAAAAACTCAAGGAACAGCAGCAGTCGCTGATCGCGATGAAGGACAACGACCTGGCCGCCGCGCAGCAGCGCCTGGCGCAGGCACCGGATGCCCGCGATGCGGCAACGCCGTGGTACTGGCTGGGGCTGCCGGTGCTGCTGCTGGCGGCCGGTGCCGCCTGGCTGCTGCGTCGTCGCAAGCCGTCGCCGCTGCCGCCGCTGCGCGAAGAAGGCGATGCCGCCGGCCTGGCCGCTGCGGTACCGGCGGGCGCGGCGCTGGATACGCTGGCCGAGCAGTCCTCGTGGTCGTCGGTAGTACCCGAGGGGGGGCGCCAGGAGCCGGCGATGCCGGCCTGGGCGACCGAAACCGAAGTGCGGGATGATGTGGTTGCCGAACCGGTCGCCGACGTCGCCGCCCAGGCTGACTGGCAGGCGCAGACGCTGCGCGATGATGAAGTGGTGGAGCTGCCCGAGGCCGTGACCGACCTGCCACGCTGGGACGAGCCGGTGGCCACGCAGGACGATCCCGCGCCGTCCGCTGCCGTGCAGGATGAGCCGGTCGCGCAGGCGACGCCTGACGAGGTGGCAGTGCCTGACTACGCACTGCACGCCGAACAGCAGCCGCAGTTCCGCGGCGTGTTCGACCTGCCGGCCGAACACCATGACAGCGGGGATTCAAGCGCGGTGCCGCACGACGCGCTGGCCGAGGCCGCGCATGAAGAAGGCACCGCGGCACCGGCCAGCGATGCCGGCTGGGCGCCGCGCGCCGGGCAGGAGCGCCTGGAACTGGCCATCGCCTACCTCGACCTGGGCGATGCCCAGACCGCACGTACGTTGTTGCAGGAAGTGGCCGAGGGCGGCGACCTGCACTGCCAGGCCCAGGCCCGCGAACTGCTGGCCCGCCTGCCGTGA
- a CDS encoding aspartate-semialdehyde dehydrogenase, with protein MSNAQRSFHVAVVGATGAVGETMLSILAERDFPVGTLSVLASERSAGGEIEFNGQKVKVQDLATFDPSGVEIALFSAGGSVSKEYAPKFAAAGAVVIDNSSAFRYDDDVPLVVSEVNPEQVVNRPRGIIANPNCSTMQMLVALAPLHRKYGIKRINVSTYQSVSGGGRSATEELGKQTGQLLSFQEIDPQRFPVQIAFNLIPHIDDFQDNGFTKEEMKLIWETRKILGDDSILVNPTAVRVPVFYGHSESVAIETRDKVTVAEARALLEQSPGIEVVDRHEAGGYPTPVTHASGTDAVYVGRIREDLSHPRGLNLWIVSDNVRKGAALNAVQLAELVAAEQR; from the coding sequence ATGAGCAATGCACAGCGCAGTTTCCACGTCGCCGTCGTCGGTGCCACCGGTGCGGTCGGCGAGACCATGTTGTCGATCCTTGCCGAGCGTGACTTCCCGGTCGGCACCCTGAGCGTCCTGGCCTCCGAGCGTTCGGCCGGCGGCGAGATCGAGTTCAACGGCCAGAAGGTCAAGGTCCAGGACCTGGCCACCTTCGATCCGAGCGGTGTCGAGATCGCGCTGTTCTCGGCTGGCGGCAGCGTGTCCAAGGAATACGCGCCGAAGTTCGCCGCCGCCGGTGCGGTGGTGATCGACAACTCCTCGGCCTTCCGTTACGACGATGACGTGCCGCTGGTGGTGTCCGAGGTCAACCCGGAACAGGTCGTCAACCGTCCGCGCGGCATCATCGCCAACCCGAACTGCTCAACCATGCAGATGCTGGTGGCGCTGGCGCCGCTGCACCGCAAGTACGGCATCAAGCGCATCAACGTCTCCACCTACCAGTCGGTGTCCGGCGGTGGTCGTTCGGCCACCGAGGAACTGGGCAAGCAGACCGGCCAGCTGCTGAGCTTCCAGGAGATCGATCCGCAGCGCTTCCCGGTGCAGATCGCCTTCAACCTGATCCCGCACATCGATGACTTCCAGGACAACGGCTTCACCAAGGAAGAGATGAAGCTGATCTGGGAGACCCGCAAGATCCTCGGCGACGACAGCATCCTGGTGAACCCGACCGCAGTGCGCGTGCCGGTGTTCTACGGCCACTCCGAGTCGGTGGCGATCGAGACCCGCGACAAGGTCACGGTCGCCGAAGCGCGCGCGCTGCTGGAGCAGTCGCCGGGCATCGAAGTGGTGGATCGCCACGAGGCCGGTGGTTACCCGACCCCGGTCACCCACGCCTCGGGCACCGACGCGGTGTACGTCGGCCGCATCCGCGAGGATCTGTCGCACCCGCGCGGCCTGAACCTGTGGATCGTGTCGGACAACGTACGCAAGGGCGCTGCCCTGAATGCCGTGCAGCTGGCCGAGCTGGTTGCCGCCGAGCAGCGTTGA
- a CDS encoding 2-hydroxyacid dehydrogenase, giving the protein MADTRPTVWVSQPLIDAAIAPLRDRVQLRSTDTVTAWSLDQIAEQLASADGAIITLNERIGAAQVADATQLQVIANVGVGYNNLDVDALSAAGILASNTPDVLTETTADLGFALLMATARRITESERWLREGQWQQWSFQTMLGADIHGSTLGILGMGRIGQGIARRGAHGFGMKVLYHNRSQLPAATEAEVGATYVDLDTLLAQSDHLLLVLPYTPASHHLIDAAALAKMKPSATLVNIARGGLVDEIALADALANGRLAAAGLDVYEGEPKVRPELLALRNVVLTPHIGSASLATRTAMVQLAVDNLVAGLGLDGGPSRMPSAINADAAMAARVTLGKKTGKR; this is encoded by the coding sequence ATGGCTGACACGCGGCCGACCGTGTGGGTGAGCCAGCCGCTGATCGACGCGGCCATCGCGCCGCTGCGCGATCGCGTGCAGCTGCGCAGCACCGACACCGTCACCGCCTGGTCGCTGGACCAGATCGCCGAACAGCTGGCCAGCGCCGACGGCGCGATCATCACCCTCAATGAGCGCATCGGTGCGGCCCAGGTGGCCGATGCCACGCAGCTGCAGGTGATCGCCAATGTCGGCGTCGGCTACAACAACCTGGACGTCGATGCGCTCAGCGCAGCCGGCATCCTGGCCAGCAACACGCCGGACGTCCTGACCGAAACCACCGCCGATCTCGGTTTCGCCCTGTTGATGGCGACTGCGCGCCGGATCACCGAATCCGAGCGCTGGCTGCGCGAAGGCCAGTGGCAGCAGTGGTCGTTCCAGACCATGCTCGGCGCCGACATCCATGGCAGCACGCTGGGCATCCTCGGCATGGGCCGCATCGGCCAGGGCATCGCCCGCCGCGGCGCGCACGGTTTCGGCATGAAGGTGCTGTACCACAACCGTTCGCAGCTGCCGGCCGCGACCGAAGCGGAAGTGGGCGCCACCTATGTGGACCTGGATACGCTGCTGGCACAGTCCGACCACCTGCTGCTGGTGCTGCCGTACACGCCGGCCTCGCATCATCTGATCGATGCCGCCGCGCTGGCGAAGATGAAGCCGTCGGCAACGCTGGTGAACATCGCCCGCGGTGGCCTGGTCGATGAGATCGCGCTGGCCGATGCACTGGCCAACGGCCGCCTGGCGGCCGCCGGCCTGGATGTGTACGAGGGCGAGCCGAAGGTGCGCCCGGAGCTGCTGGCACTGCGCAACGTGGTGCTCACTCCGCATATCGGCAGCGCCTCGCTGGCCACGCGCACGGCGATGGTACAGCTGGCCGTGGATAATCTGGTTGCCGGGCTCGGCCTGGACGGCGGCCCGTCGCGCATGCCGAGCGCGATCAACGCTGACGCGGCGATGGCCGCGCGCGTGACTCTGGGCAAAAAAACCGGGAAACGATAG
- the aroC gene encoding chorismate synthase, whose translation MSSNSFGKLFTVTTFGESHGPAIGCVIDGCPPGLALDAAEFAHDLQRRATGKSRHTSARREADEVEILSGVYEGLTTGTPIALLIRNTDQRSKDYANIGQQFRPGHADYSYWHKYGIRDPRGGGRSSARETTMRVAAGVVAKKWLAERFGVTVRGYLSQLGDITPAGFDWSAVEDNPFFWPHAAQVPELEAYMDALRKSGDSVGACVDVVADNVPPGWGEPIYGKLDGELAAALMSINAVKGVEIGDGFASAAQKGTEHRDLLTPQGFASNHAGGILGGISTGQPVVASIALKPTSSLRLPGPSLDTAGNVVEVVTTGRHDPCVGIRATPIAEAMVAMVLMDQALRHRAQCGDVGTITPRIPGQIDG comes from the coding sequence GTGAGCTCCAATTCGTTCGGCAAGCTGTTCACCGTCACCACGTTCGGCGAGTCGCACGGGCCGGCCATCGGCTGCGTGATCGATGGCTGCCCGCCGGGGCTGGCGCTGGACGCCGCCGAATTCGCCCATGACCTGCAGCGCCGCGCCACCGGCAAGAGCCGGCACACCTCGGCGCGGCGCGAGGCTGATGAGGTCGAGATCCTGTCGGGCGTATACGAGGGCCTGACCACTGGCACCCCGATCGCGCTGCTGATCCGCAACACCGACCAGCGCAGCAAGGATTACGCCAACATCGGCCAGCAGTTCCGCCCGGGCCACGCCGATTACAGTTACTGGCACAAGTACGGCATCCGCGACCCGCGCGGTGGCGGCCGTTCCTCGGCACGCGAGACCACCATGCGCGTGGCCGCCGGCGTGGTCGCCAAGAAGTGGCTGGCCGAGCGCTTTGGCGTCACCGTGCGTGGCTACCTGTCGCAGCTGGGTGACATCACCCCGGCCGGTTTCGACTGGTCGGCGGTGGAAGACAACCCGTTCTTCTGGCCGCACGCGGCACAGGTGCCCGAGCTGGAGGCGTACATGGATGCGCTGCGCAAGTCCGGAGATTCGGTCGGTGCATGCGTGGATGTGGTCGCCGACAACGTACCGCCGGGCTGGGGCGAGCCGATCTACGGCAAGCTCGACGGCGAACTGGCCGCCGCGCTGATGAGCATCAACGCGGTGAAGGGCGTGGAGATCGGCGACGGCTTCGCCAGCGCTGCGCAGAAGGGCACCGAACACCGCGACCTGCTGACCCCGCAGGGCTTCGCCAGCAACCATGCCGGTGGCATCCTCGGTGGTATTTCCACCGGCCAGCCGGTGGTCGCGTCGATTGCCCTGAAGCCGACCTCAAGCCTGCGCCTGCCGGGTCCGTCGCTGGATACCGCCGGCAACGTGGTGGAGGTGGTCACCACCGGTCGCCACGATCCCTGCGTCGGCATCCGCGCCACCCCGATCGCCGAGGCGATGGTGGCGATGGTGCTGATGGACCAGGCGCTGCGCCATCGCGCGCAGTGTGGCGATGTCGGCACGATCACCCCGCGCATTCCCGGGCAGATCGATGGCTGA
- the prmB gene encoding 50S ribosomal protein L3 N(5)-glutamine methyltransferase, translating to MTAETAAELHTIIDLIRYGTSRFNEAGLTFGHSYDNALDEATQLVLHSLHLPHDLGPAYGQARLLQAEKLRVLELFQRRIDERIPAAYLTGEAWFAGLSFKSDKRALVPRSPIAELIECGFEPWLAGRDVYRALDLCTGSGCIAIAMGHYYPNWQVDGVDLSDDALSLAEENRERLQAYNVNLIKSDLFNGLSGRHYDLIVTNPPYVTNDETDALPQEYSYEPEMGLRAGDDGLDLVLKILRDAPLHLSEDGLLICEVGESEQHLVKLLPEVDFAWIEFKVGQMGIFAVECRELIAHSARITELAAQRP from the coding sequence ATGACCGCTGAAACGGCCGCCGAACTCCACACGATCATCGATCTGATCCGCTACGGCACCAGCCGTTTCAACGAAGCCGGGCTGACCTTCGGGCACAGCTACGACAATGCGCTGGACGAGGCCACCCAGCTGGTGCTGCACAGCCTTCACCTGCCGCACGACCTCGGCCCGGCCTACGGCCAGGCGCGCCTGCTGCAGGCCGAGAAGCTGCGCGTGCTGGAGCTGTTCCAGCGCCGTATCGACGAACGCATCCCGGCCGCCTACCTGACCGGTGAAGCCTGGTTTGCAGGTTTGAGCTTCAAGAGCGACAAGCGCGCCCTGGTGCCGCGCTCGCCGATCGCCGAGCTGATCGAGTGCGGCTTCGAGCCGTGGCTGGCGGGTCGCGATGTGTACCGTGCCCTGGATCTGTGCACCGGTTCGGGCTGCATCGCCATCGCCATGGGCCACTACTACCCCAACTGGCAGGTGGACGGCGTCGACCTGAGCGACGACGCGCTGTCGCTGGCTGAAGAAAACCGGGAGCGGCTGCAGGCGTACAACGTCAACCTGATCAAGTCGGACCTGTTCAACGGCCTGTCCGGCCGCCACTACGACCTGATCGTCACCAATCCGCCGTACGTCACCAACGACGAGACCGATGCCCTGCCGCAGGAGTACTCCTACGAGCCGGAAATGGGTCTGCGTGCCGGTGACGATGGCCTGGACCTGGTGCTGAAGATCCTGCGTGATGCGCCGCTGCACCTGAGCGAAGACGGTCTGCTGATCTGTGAAGTGGGCGAATCCGAGCAGCATCTGGTCAAGCTGCTGCCGGAAGTCGATTTCGCCTGGATCGAGTTCAAGGTCGGCCAGATGGGCATCTTCGCGGTCGAATGCCGCGAGCTGATCGCCCACAGTGCGCGCATCACCGAACTGGCGGCGCAGCGCCCGTGA
- a CDS encoding SCO family protein, which yields MFNRNAGIILLIALAAGLGLLAAQQVFAPKPPANAPATEAITLYPQPRELPDFNLAQSDGTRLIPGELKGHWTLVFLGFTFCPDVCPTTLAELAGAQNQWEALPDGLRPRVLFISVDPDRDSATRLGEYVHGFHKDTLAANADIPSLERFATSLGFVFQKVPGKHFDENPEDYTVEHSASLAVLDPQGRLAGLVRPPFNAPAIARDLQKLTEKTAP from the coding sequence ATGTTCAATCGCAACGCCGGCATCATCCTGCTGATCGCCCTGGCGGCGGGGCTCGGCCTGCTGGCCGCCCAGCAGGTGTTCGCGCCGAAGCCGCCGGCCAACGCCCCGGCCACCGAAGCGATCACCCTGTACCCGCAGCCGCGTGAACTGCCCGACTTCAACCTGGCCCAGTCCGACGGCACCCGCCTGATCCCGGGCGAACTGAAGGGCCACTGGACCCTGGTGTTCCTGGGCTTCACCTTCTGCCCGGACGTCTGCCCGACCACCCTGGCCGAGCTGGCCGGCGCGCAGAACCAGTGGGAGGCCCTGCCCGATGGCCTGCGCCCGCGCGTGCTGTTCATCTCGGTCGACCCGGATCGCGACAGCGCTACCCGCCTCGGCGAGTACGTGCACGGTTTCCACAAGGACACCCTGGCCGCCAACGCCGATATCCCCTCGCTGGAGCGCTTCGCCACCTCGCTGGGCTTCGTGTTCCAGAAAGTGCCGGGCAAGCATTTCGACGAGAACCCCGAGGATTACACCGTCGAGCATTCGGCCAGCCTGGCCGTGCTCGACCCGCAGGGCCGCCTTGCCGGCCTGGTGCGCCCCCCGTTCAATGCGCCGGCGATCGCCCGCGACCTGCAGAAGCTGACCGAGAAAACCGCCCCATGA
- the asd gene encoding archaetidylserine decarboxylase (Phosphatidylserine decarboxylase is synthesized as a single chain precursor. Generation of the pyruvoyl active site from a Ser is coupled to cleavage of a Gly-Ser bond between the larger (beta) and smaller (alpha chains). It is an integral membrane protein.): protein MSLTTALTYALPHRLLSSMARSLAYSDDPRVSRWLIDTVTRKFNVNLDEAANPDPRSYATFNQFFTRALKPGARVADADPRSLVMPADGRISQLGRIEAGRIFQAKGQSFTAAELLGSDEDAKPYNDGLYATVYLSPRDYHRVHMPWTGTLRETVHVPGRLFSVGPAAVNGVPRLFARNERLVCHFDTSFGPMVSVMVGALLVSGVETVWSGEEIPAYGDRITRKDYRGQGIKLERFAEMARFNYGSTVIVLLPPGVAEFAPQLGAESPVQLGQALAKLR from the coding sequence ATGAGCCTCACCACCGCCCTGACGTACGCCCTGCCCCATCGCCTGCTGTCCTCGATGGCGCGCTCGTTGGCGTACTCGGACGATCCGCGCGTGTCGCGCTGGCTGATCGACACCGTCACCCGCAAGTTCAACGTCAACCTGGACGAAGCGGCCAACCCGGACCCGCGCAGCTATGCGACCTTCAACCAGTTCTTCACCCGCGCGCTGAAGCCGGGCGCGCGCGTGGCCGATGCCGATCCGCGCAGCCTGGTGATGCCGGCCGACGGCCGCATCAGCCAGCTCGGCAGGATCGAGGCCGGCCGCATCTTCCAGGCCAAGGGCCAGTCGTTCACCGCCGCCGAACTGCTGGGCAGTGACGAGGATGCCAAGCCGTACAACGACGGCCTGTACGCCACCGTGTACCTGTCCCCGCGCGACTACCACCGCGTGCACATGCCGTGGACCGGCACCCTGCGTGAAACCGTGCACGTGCCAGGGCGCCTGTTCAGTGTCGGCCCGGCGGCCGTCAACGGCGTACCGCGCCTGTTCGCACGCAACGAGCGCCTGGTCTGCCACTTCGACACCAGCTTCGGCCCGATGGTCAGCGTGATGGTCGGTGCACTGCTGGTGTCCGGCGTGGAAACCGTGTGGAGCGGCGAGGAGATTCCGGCCTATGGTGATCGCATCACCCGCAAGGACTACCGCGGCCAGGGCATCAAGCTGGAGCGCTTTGCCGAGATGGCACGGTTCAACTACGGCTCGACCGTGATCGTGCTGCTGCCGCCCGGCGTGGCCGAATTCGCCCCGCAACTGGGCGCCGAAAGCCCGGTGCAGCTGGGCCAGGCCCTGGCGAAACTGCGCTGA